Proteins found in one Oribacterium sp. oral taxon 102 genomic segment:
- a CDS encoding redox-sensing transcriptional repressor Rex: MKEEKKVKREISQAVIQRLPRYYRYLEDLMEQGVERISSNELSKRMKLTASQIRQDLNNFGGFGQQGYGYNIRNLHDEIAKILNIDEAQSMIIVGAGHLGQALANYTNFRKRGFFIRAIFDRNPELYREKVGDVEILPMEKMEEVVQTYKIRLAAICIPKTPAVEVVEQLIRNGVVGIWNFAHVDLEVPENVVIENVHLSESLMRLSYRVGEVYRR; encoded by the coding sequence GTGAAAGAGGAGAAGAAGGTGAAGAGAGAGATCTCGCAGGCAGTCATTCAGAGGCTGCCGAGATACTATAGATACCTTGAGGATCTGATGGAGCAGGGGGTGGAGCGGATTTCCTCCAATGAGCTCTCGAAGCGAATGAAGCTGACCGCTTCGCAGATCCGGCAGGATCTGAATAATTTCGGCGGCTTCGGACAGCAGGGATACGGCTACAACATCAGAAACCTCCATGATGAGATCGCGAAGATTCTGAATATCGACGAGGCGCAGAGCATGATTATTGTCGGTGCGGGACATCTGGGACAGGCGCTGGCAAATTATACGAACTTCCGGAAGCGCGGCTTCTTCATCCGTGCGATCTTCGACAGAAATCCGGAGCTTTACAGGGAGAAGGTAGGGGATGTGGAGATCCTGCCGATGGAAAAGATGGAGGAGGTCGTGCAGACGTATAAGATCAGGCTTGCTGCAATCTGCATTCCGAAGACACCTGCGGTGGAGGTCGTCGAGCAGCTGATCCGGAACGGGGTGGTGGGAATCTGGAATTTCGCCCATGTCGATCTGGAGGTTCCCGAGAATGTGGTGATCGAAAATGTACACCTTTCCGAGTCCCTGATGCGGCTGTCCTATCGGGTGGGCGAGGTATATCGGAGATGA
- the acpS gene encoding holo-ACP synthase, translating into MILGIGCDILEIKRIRDLQEKRRLDRIYTEEERRQAMERASMLAGDFSVKEAVAKCFGTGVRGFALTEIEVLRDACGRPYVKLYGAAEALFQRLGGSRIHVSISDTGELVTAFAVLEGGET; encoded by the coding sequence ATGATTCTGGGCATCGGCTGTGATATTCTGGAGATAAAACGGATAAGGGATTTGCAGGAGAAGCGCAGGCTCGACAGGATCTATACGGAGGAGGAGCGCCGGCAGGCTATGGAACGAGCTTCCATGCTTGCCGGTGATTTTAGTGTGAAGGAGGCGGTAGCGAAGTGCTTCGGAACCGGGGTACGGGGCTTCGCGCTGACGGAGATCGAGGTGCTTCGGGATGCGTGCGGCAGACCCTATGTGAAGCTCTACGGGGCGGCGGAGGCGCTGTTCCAGAGACTGGGAGGGAGCCGTATCCATGTTTCGATCTCGGATACCGGAGAGCTTGTGACGGCGTTCGCCGTACTGGAGGGAGGGGAGACGTGA
- a CDS encoding HAD hydrolase family protein has translation MRKALFFDVDGTLMNAEHRIPDSALDALRRSRAAGNYIFVNSGRTSGLLKRLMAELPADGFLCGCGTELFFRGERIYSYTVSEEEKRRLKTLQARFGIACLLEGRDGTHFQVPESVYRQNPGLRERAERELGFVEAEGGLAAGDYDGAYPISKFCFFGAESSDIPGVYACLAGKFDIIDRGGFFYEAVPCGHGKGAAVDRMLRHLGIEREDAFAFGDSMNDLDMFLHAGHTIAMREHSAGLGPYTEYVTDSVDADGIRKAMRHFHLV, from the coding sequence CGGAGCATCGCATTCCGGACTCTGCGCTGGATGCGCTTCGGAGGAGCCGTGCGGCGGGGAACTATATTTTTGTGAATTCCGGAAGGACGAGCGGGCTGCTGAAGCGGCTGATGGCGGAGCTTCCTGCAGACGGATTTCTCTGCGGCTGCGGGACAGAGCTGTTTTTCCGGGGAGAGAGGATCTATTCCTATACAGTATCGGAGGAGGAGAAGCGGCGCCTCAAGACCCTGCAGGCACGCTTCGGGATCGCCTGCCTCCTGGAGGGCAGGGACGGGACGCATTTTCAGGTGCCGGAGAGTGTTTACCGGCAGAATCCGGGACTTCGGGAGCGGGCGGAGCGGGAGCTTGGCTTCGTGGAGGCAGAGGGAGGCCTCGCTGCAGGGGACTATGACGGCGCTTATCCGATTTCGAAGTTCTGCTTTTTTGGCGCGGAGAGCAGCGATATCCCGGGCGTTTACGCCTGTCTTGCGGGCAAATTCGATATTATTGACAGAGGGGGCTTTTTTTATGAGGCGGTTCCCTGCGGGCACGGGAAGGGGGCGGCGGTGGATCGGATGCTCCGGCACCTCGGGATCGAGCGGGAGGATGCCTTTGCCTTCGGGGACAGCATGAACGATCTGGATATGTTTCTTCATGCGGGGCACACGATCGCGATGCGGGAGCACAGTGCAGGGCTCGGGCCGTATACGGAGTATGTGACGGATTCCGTGGATGCGGACGGGATCCGGAAGGCAATGCGGCATTTTCACCTTGTATAA